The following proteins are encoded in a genomic region of Xenopus laevis strain J_2021 chromosome 3L, Xenopus_laevis_v10.1, whole genome shotgun sequence:
- the LOC121401251 gene encoding lamina-associated polypeptide 2, isoforms alpha/zeta-like — protein MSTLEPPPVKRHRKSKHLQCRACDTLLPDDYGKRFCKDCLSYLAHKDVEALPEASSSWIKEFIKSTMKDMFNQLQPGPVPIADDIVNSPTIVNPISLDGSTQDSSSDEEEILALFPVESTAKLIRRVRLTMESLESEDSQATTSQVAKKSKNFPVHPVMKDLMTREWKNPEKPPSITKRQKLLFPIQEEEIQSWGTPPKVDVAIARLSNKTLIPVEDGSGLKDPMDRKMESLLKRVYNTGTAIYKPALAASAVARSTRHWLKQFTEDINNNISRVELLESLEKVNMAVEFLCDSSIESIKLAAKTMALSTASRRALWLRTWSADSVSKNSLCAMAFEPGRLFGSELDKLLESLSGSKNKRLPQENQSNRSKNSFFRNRRTSPKRDNYFQRDRRRNDTNSFRPNRAFNSSRGERGFGKTFPPKKRPSF, from the coding sequence atgtctACCCTAGAGCCACCACCTGTCAAAAGACACAGGAAGTCAAAGCATCTGCAGTGTAGAGCATGTGACACACTTCTCCCAGATGACTATGGGAAAAGGTTTTGTAAGGACTGTCTGTCCTATCTGGCTCACAAGGATGTTGAAGCACTTCCTGAAGCTTCTTCTTCGTGGATTAAGGAGTTTATAAAATCAACTATGAAGGATATGTTTAACCAGTTGCAACCTGGCCCAGTCCCTATTGCGGATGATATTGTGAATTCTCCTACAATAGTTAATCCTATATCTTTAGACGGATCAACTCAGGATTCATCCTCGGATGAGGAAGAAATCTTAGCCTTGTTTCCGGTGGAAAGCACTGCGAAATTGATCAGGAGAGTAAGGTTAACGATGGAATCTCTGGAAAGCGAGGATTCGCAGGCAACCACTTCTCAGGTAGCtaagaaatctaaaaattttCCGGTTCACCCAGTCATGAAAGATTTAATGACTAGAGagtggaaaaatcctgaaaagccTCCGTCtataacaaaaagacaaaagctTTTGTTTCCCATTCAGGAAGAGGAGATACAGTCCTGGGGGACTCCTCCGAAAGTAGATGTAGCCATTGCCAGACTGTCTAATAAAACACTCATTCCTGTGGAAGATGGTTCAGGATTAAAGGATCCTATGGATCGCAAGATGGAGTCCTTACTTAAAAGAGTTTATAATACGGGTACAGCTATTTATAAGCCAGCCTTGGCTGCCTCGGCAGTGGCTAGATCAACCAGGCATTGGCTCAAACAATTCACGGAGGATATCAACAACAACATATCCCGTGTGGAGCTTCTGGAATCCCTGGAAAAGGTCAATATGGCAGTTGAGTTCTTGTGTGACTCATCCATTGAAAGTATTAAGCTAGCTGCGAAAACTATGGCTTTATCTACAGCATCCAGAAGAGCTTTATGGCTAAGAACCTGGTCAGCTGATTCAGTATCCAAAAACAGCTTATGTGCCATGGCATTTGAACCAGGTCGTCTCTTTGGATCAGAGCTGGATAAACTTTTGGAATCTTTGTCAGGCTCTAAGAATAAGCGTCTTCCTCAGGAAAACCAATCAAATAGGagcaaaaattcctttttccgGAATAGAAGAACATCACCTAAAAGAGATAACTACtttcaaagagacagaagaaggaacGATACAAATTCCTTTCGGCCCAATAGAGCATTCAATTCTTCCAGAGGTGAGAGAGGATTTGGGAAAACCTTCCCACCAAAGAAAAGGCCATccttctga